The Bacillus alveayuensis genome contains a region encoding:
- a CDS encoding hypothetical protein (product_source=Hypo-rule applied; superfamily=58022), giving the protein MRKTEKLFHETERFFVETERFFVETERFFAETERFFAETERLLPHKRYL; this is encoded by the coding sequence ATGAGAAAAACCGAGAAATTATTCCATGAAACCGAGAGATTTTTCGTCGAAACCGAGAGATTTTTCGTCGAAACCGAGAGATTTTTCGCTGAAACCGAGAGATTTTTCGCCGAAACCGAGAGATTGCTCCCCCATAAACGTTATTTGTGA
- a CDS encoding CRP/FNR family transcriptional regulator (product_source=KO:K01420; cath_funfam=1.10.10.10,2.60.120.10; cog=COG0664; ko=KO:K01420; pfam=PF00027,PF13545; smart=SM00100,SM00419; superfamily=46785,51206), producing the protein MQTTTSRSYHFPVLDLLSLSDVVKTVRKGDYLFYEGMDAEELYVIRSGLIQISKITVDGKELCLRVCQTNDLVGELSLFTNHSQYMLNAKALMDSEVVVISKTRLEEALYQNPTLNYEFMKWMSEQFRRTFTKFRDLLLYGKKGALYSTLIRLSNSYGIQTDEGIFINLSLTNQQLANFCGSTRESINRMLSELRRKKIISFSDGKMVIHDIDYLKKEINCENCPATICRIE; encoded by the coding sequence GTGCAAACAACAACCTCTCGATCATATCATTTTCCTGTTCTTGATTTATTATCATTAAGTGATGTGGTAAAAACCGTACGAAAAGGTGACTATCTTTTTTATGAAGGAATGGATGCCGAAGAATTGTACGTCATTCGTTCCGGCCTTATTCAGATAAGTAAAATTACGGTTGACGGAAAAGAACTTTGTCTTAGAGTTTGTCAAACGAACGATTTAGTTGGAGAGCTTTCACTGTTTACGAATCATTCACAGTATATGTTAAACGCAAAAGCGTTAATGGACAGTGAAGTTGTCGTCATTTCAAAAACTCGCTTAGAAGAAGCACTTTATCAAAACCCGACACTGAATTATGAATTTATGAAATGGATGAGTGAACAATTTCGCCGTACGTTTACAAAATTTAGAGATCTCCTCTTATATGGTAAAAAGGGGGCTCTTTACTCAACGTTAATCCGCCTGTCCAATAGTTATGGAATTCAAACAGATGAAGGAATTTTTATTAATTTATCCTTAACAAATCAGCAGCTTGCTAATTTTTGCGGATCAACTCGGGAAAGTATTAATCGCATGCTAAGTGAATTAAGAAGAAAAAAAATTATATCCTTTTCTGATGGGAAAATGGTTATTCATGATATTGATTATTTAAAAAAAGAAATTAATTGCGAAAACTGTCCAGCAACTATCTGTCGTATCGAATAA